A stretch of DNA from Pasteurellaceae bacterium RH1A:
CTGGGAAGGCGTGGTGGTTGTTTTCACGGAAGAAGGCTTCGTATTCGGCATTGACCCGAGCGAAGTCGTTGAGATCTTTAACAAAAACGGTGGTTTTGACAATGTCAGTCACTAAGAGACCGGCCTGTTCAATAATGGCCTTAACATTTTCTAGCGATTGACGGGTTTGGGCCACGATGTCAGACGGAATTTCGCCCGTGGCAGGCACGACCGGGATTTGGCCTGAGGTGAAAACCAAATTGCCCAAGTCCATGGCTTGAACATAAGGGCCGATGGCGGCCGGGGCTTTTTCGGTGTGGATGACGGTGGTCATGGGTGTTCTCCTTGTAAATTTTTGGGGAAAAATTACCGCTTGTATATAACAAATATGGATGGCGCAAGCGTCCTCGCTTGTGCCATCATGATTATGGCGAAGATTGATTTTTCAGCACCAGCGTGGACGCTGGCGCTATCCTAGGTAAGATCATACGGCTCGTATGATCTACAAAAAATAACCGCTTGAATATTAGGTATTCAAGCGGTGCTTGTCAAATAAGATCTTAAACGTGATTTAAATTCTCAACCAGGTTGCCTTCAATTTCATAAATGGCATCACCATTCTTGAAGAAAACATAGCCGCCATTTTTCATCTTAGTCCAGTTTTCATTCTTGGTTAAAGGCTGGGTGGTAATCACCGTTACCTTATCATTGGCTGTGGTGTATTGGCTAAAGTCAATCAACACATCATCATCCCGCAGGGCCTTGCCAAAAGGCGCTCGGCGGCAAACATAGTGAAGGTTGGTTGCACAACGGGCGATCATCCAGTGGCCGTTAGAGAGGATAAAATTCAAGACCCCGTGCTGGGCGATTTCAGAGGTGATTTCCACCACGGCATCAAAGATTTCTTTCTCTGTTGGCTCCTGTGGAAAGCGTTCTTTTAGGCGAGCCAAGAGGCAGCAGAAGGCGGCTTCCGAATCGGTTGTTCCAATAGGTTGATAGTGGCTGTTGGGGCAAACTTGTACGTCCACCGTGCCGTTGTGGGCAAAAACCCAGTTTTCGCCCCAGATTTCCCGAATAAAAGGGTGGGTGTTTTCGAGGTTCACATCGCCCTTGGTGGCCTTGCGGATATGGGCAATAACGTTAAGGGACTTGATGCGGTACTGGCTGACCAAATCGGCCATTGGGGAAGAGGCACCTGGGCGGTTATCCCGAAAGATACGCACACCCTTGCCTTCAAAAAAAGCGATACCAAACCCGTCTGTATGTTGATCGGTTAAGCCAGCCCGCCGTCGGAAACCTTCAAAAGAGAAGGTAATATCCGTTGGGGTATTACAATTCATTCCTAATAATTGGCACATAATATTTTATTCTTTTTGCATATGTTGAAACTGAAAAATCCTACCTACCAGCACGCTCTCTTTATGCGGTGTAAGCGGTGTGATTTAAGCCCAAATTTGCAAAGAATTCAATAGGGGCAGATCAATATTTTTGCATTAGTTAGACGATTTTCGCATAAGGGACAACAAAAAGAGTAAACCGCTGGCCACCACCACCGATGGGCCTGCTGGCGTGTCCTTCCAGGCCGATAAGCCCAGGCCTAAAGTAATAGCCACCATACTCAGCAAAATAGCCCCCAAAACCATGCCTTCGGGGGTTTTGGCAAAGCGTCTGGCCGTGGCTGAGGGAATGATCAGGAGCGAGGTAATAATGAGCGCCCCCACAAACTTCATACTCAAGGCAATGGTGAGTGCAGTTAGCAACATAAGCAACAGACGCAGGCGAGCCACATTCAAGCCCTCAATTTGGGCCAGTTCAGGGCTGATGGTAATGGACAAGAGCTGCTTCCAGAAAAAGCCTAGGAGGGAGGCAATGATAATAACGCCCACGCCGATAAAGGCTACATCATTTAGATTTATGGCCAGCAGATCACCAAAGAGATAGGACATAAGATCAACCCGCACATTGTCCAAGAGGCTGATAGTAATCACCCCCAAAGACAGGCTGGAATGGGCGATAATGCCCAGCATGGTATCCACCGAGAAGCTGGTGCGTTGTTCCAGCCAGACCAGAAGCAGGGCTAGAAGGACGGTCATGCCGATCACAGCCAGATAAGGGTCCAGCTGGAGAAAAATGCCCAGGGCCACGCCTAGGAGGGCGGAATGGGAAAGCGTGTCTCCAAAATAGGCCATCTTCCGCCAGACCACAAAGGCGCCCAAGGGGGCGGTGATAAAGGTTAAGAGTATGCCTGCCAGCCAGGCGGGGAGGAGGATTTCTAGCATGGTTTCCTTTATATATCTTTCGCTTTGCAAGATGGCGCAAGCGTCCTCGCTTGTGCCCCCTGTATTCTCATTTATAAGCACCAGCCTGGAGGCTGGCGCTATCTTTTCTTGAGGAAATTTTTTTACTTACAATGGCACTCGCCATTACACACATCCCCATGCAAATTATGGTGATGATTATGGCGGTGGCTGTAAAAGGCCACGTTTTGGGCGAATTGGTCGCCGAAAAAGTGGATAAAACTGGGTTCATTGGTAATGGTTTCGGGCGTGCCAGCACAGCAGATATGCTTATTAACGCATAAAACCTCGTCCGTATTGGCCATCACGATGTTTAAATCGTGGGAAACCATCAAAATGGCACAATTTAGCCAGCTGCGGGTGCGATTTAGTAGTTGATAGAGTTCCGTTTGCCCTGTAATATCCACTCCCTGCATGGGTTCATCCAAAACCAAGAGCTGGGGCTTGTCTAAAATTGCCCGAGCCAGTAAGACCCGTTGTAGTTCGCCGCCCGAGAGCTTCTGCATACTGTTTTGCCTTAAATGTACAATGGAAAAGAGGCTCAAGGCCTCATCAATGGCCGCGGGTTTGACCTTGGGTTTCAGGCTCAGAAACTTAACAACGGTCATGGGCATTGAGGGGTCAAGATGCAGCTTTTGCGGCACATAACCGATTTTTAAGCCCTTGCGGTGGGTAACCTTGCCCTGGCTGGGTTTGAGCAACTTTAAAAGCACCTTAAGCAGGGTGGATTTTCCCCCGCCATTCGGCCCCACAATGGTGGTAATGGAGTTGGGGTAGAGAGTTAAATTGATATTTTGCAGGGCGGTTTGGCCGTCGAATTCCACTTGAATACCTTCAAGCGAAACCAGGGCGGGGGATTTATTAACCGCACTTAAACGATGGATCTGCATAACATAAAAATTTTAGGGAATTGATTTGGCCTGCAACTTACCCGATTTTATTTGGCCTGACAATAACAAGCGGTCGAATTTGTAAAAAAACTTGCAAATCTGACCGCTTGTGACGAACTTTCGAGAGCCTAGGCTGTCGATTTTTGATGATTTAAAAGATTTAAACAGGTTGCCCCAAGGGCGGCCTGAAAGAACAGGATGATATTTTGCAA
This window harbors:
- a CDS encoding reactive intermediate/imine deaminase (has endoribonuclease activity on mRNA) gives rise to the protein MTTVIHTEKAPAAIGPYVQAMDLGNLVFTSGQIPVVPATGEIPSDIVAQTRQSLENVKAIIEQAGLLVTDIVKTTVFVKDLNDFARVNAEYEAFFRENNHHAFPARSCVEVARLPKDVGIEIEAIAVRK
- the znuC gene encoding zinc ABC transporter ATP-binding protein ZnuC (involved in transport of zinc(II) with ZnuA and C) → MQIHRLSAVNKSPALVSLEGIQVEFDGQTALQNINLTLYPNSITTIVGPNGGGKSTLLKVLLKLLKPSQGKVTHRKGLKIGYVPQKLHLDPSMPMTVVKFLSLKPKVKPAAIDEALSLFSIVHLRQNSMQKLSGGELQRVLLARAILDKPQLLVLDEPMQGVDITGQTELYQLLNRTRSWLNCAILMVSHDLNIVMANTDEVLCVNKHICCAGTPETITNEPSFIHFFGDQFAQNVAFYSHRHNHHHNLHGDVCNGECHCK
- the znuB gene encoding zinc ABC transporter permease (involved in transport of zinc(II) with ZnuA and C), producing the protein MLEILLPAWLAGILLTFITAPLGAFVVWRKMAYFGDTLSHSALLGVALGIFLQLDPYLAVIGMTVLLALLLVWLEQRTSFSVDTMLGIIAHSSLSLGVITISLLDNVRVDLMSYLFGDLLAINLNDVAFIGVGVIIIASLLGFFWKQLLSITISPELAQIEGLNVARLRLLLMLLTALTIALSMKFVGALIITSLLIIPSATARRFAKTPEGMVLGAILLSMVAITLGLGLSAWKDTPAGPSVVVASGLLFLLSLMRKSSN
- a CDS encoding class II glutamine amidotransferase → MCQLLGMNCNTPTDITFSFEGFRRRAGLTDQHTDGFGIAFFEGKGVRIFRDNRPGASSPMADLVSQYRIKSLNVIAHIRKATKGDVNLENTHPFIREIWGENWVFAHNGTVDVQVCPNSHYQPIGTTDSEAAFCCLLARLKERFPQEPTEKEIFDAVVEITSEIAQHGVLNFILSNGHWMIARCATNLHYVCRRAPFGKALRDDDVLIDFSQYTTANDKVTVITTQPLTKNENWTKMKNGGYVFFKNGDAIYEIEGNLVENLNHV